A segment of the Solanum lycopersicum chromosome 9, SLM_r2.1 genome:
GAGAAAAGCATAGCCACAAATTAGATAAAAGCAACTGCATAGCATATCAGTTTTGTAATGCATCATTAAGTAGAGTATGCTTCTGAGCTAAAAGAGATGAAAACTGTTCAGTCATTCAATATAATTCAAAACCACAAAAACACTTTTAAACAGCCCCAAATACCACAACACAGCCTCCAGCCCAATCTAGCAGAGGCACTAGCATTAAGCTGGAATCAGATGTGTATTTCTAAAAGATGTCAATAGGTCCAAGTTGAAAATGACTAAACTGCTCTACTGTCAATTGAAACAATATGATACCTCAGAGAAGTATGAATGAAATATAAGAATTGAAGAAGGCtaagaatgaagtaaaattaTTGAAGCTCTGTTTTTGGTGAAGAAAACCAAGCAGCCAACATCTCTTAGCCATTCCAAGTAGCCGCCATTTTCTTCCCCAAAAAAATGCTTATGATATCAATCTCAATGTTTTACTTCCCTCGGTTTCAATTAGTTTGTCTAATTATGACTTGGCACAAAGTTTAGGAAAGTAAAGGAGACTTATCAATCTAGTGCTCTAAaactaaagatatatataatGTACCCAAATGACTTTCGATCTTAAGGTCTTAAAAATGTCAGGTGGAAAGTTGATATTAAAAGGTCgtcgaaaaaagaaaaagacctTTTAAAAGAACCAGAAaggaaagtaagacaaacaaTTAAAACCAAGGGAGTTATTAAAGGCCTCGTGAAAGTTGATAGATGGAGTCCACCAACCATGCGCAATTCAAAAAGAACAACCTGAATATCTTTCAGCCTCCATGAAGAATGACCTCCTACCACAAGTGGATAGTCATAGATTTATTTTTGGAGGTACCCCACCTCTTGTATAGGATGGACCTCATACACATTACTTTGTCTAGTAGGTGTTCTTGCCAAAGCATGTTTTTACCGCATCTCCTTACATAGTCATAGATTTATTTTTGGGAGGTACCCCACCTCTTGTATAGGATGGACCTCATACACATTACTTTGTCTAGTAGGTGTTCTTGCCAAAGCACGTTTTTACCGCATCTCCTTACATATTAGTGAGTGATAAGCTTTCCTTCCACTACTTTTTTGTTTAAGAGAAGAGATTACATAGTACAACTCTCTCGAAGTCCTTGCAATGGCATGTTGAAGATAAATATAATGtacatttgatttttaaaaaatgttgtcCGGACACCACAATTTAGTAGGGCATTTTAACATTTCAGTTAAATAATCAAACAAGCTTAAACAAGTGGCACCCATTTTTTGTCCTTGTATTGGTTTCCCTAACTAATACTACAAAAGACCATGACAATAATTTAAACACCatgaagatataaaaaaaattgtacctctCCCAAGTCAGAACCATCATCATCAGAGCTCTCATCTTCATCATCTTTAGTAGGCTCCACAATCCTCACCTTCTGCTTTCCTGAAGCAGAATCCTTTCCAGCGTTAGACTTCCCAGCCTCTTTAGGGTCAGGTTTACCTGAAGTCAGTTAACAAAGTAGACAATAACATTAGCCAATTAAGATGTATAACCATCTATTAAATTGACATAATAtcttggtaaaaaaaaaaagcattttcCATACCACTGTTGGCAAGAGTGAGGGGGATATCCTCATCAGAATCTGAAAACACAAGAACACCAGACGATCAATAACTAATCACAGAACAGTATGGATGtccaaacaaaagaaaatgtgcATTTACCATCATAATCATCTTCGTCATCCTCTTCCGTGAACCACAGAAGTTTGGTCAATGAAACAAATACACAAAATTTTACATCGAACGAAAAATAAATGCCTATAAGAAATAAAAGTTAACAGACAAATAAAAAAGGATATTCATCAAACGGGTTAGTTGCCTTGTATCCAAAAAAGTAGACACTGCCACTTTTCAAGTTGTGAGATAATTCAAAGTCTTTATCAAAAACCAGGTCAAATTGCTGTTGAGGCACCTTCTCTGAGTTGAGTGTCCCAAGAACAAGTTTCTTGCCATCAATATTCACTGACAAGCAGGCACTTTCTGATTTATCCTTCTTCAACTCACCTAGAGATGCCTGCAGATAACAACATAGTAATGAGAATTAGCTAATGACAACTACGAATAACTAAGCTTATCAAGTTGTAGCAAATTATAAAACCTGTGAAAGATGCAAAACCATCCCATCTCCAGGCTGTACAGTTAATGGCTCTCCACTTTTCACCTCAGCACCTATGcacaaataaatattcaattcaGAAAATGAGAGTTCAGGAATAGCAATACAAGTAACATATTAAGCATGTTCAATAAAAGTGCACCAGAAACAGAACacaaataagagaaaatttgaactttgaatGAAGGACGCATAAACCCAAACAGATATGTTGTGAAAAGAAACTTCATCCTTTTTATGGTAAACCTCACCACAACGTCCACCCCTGCCTTctcaaaagtcaaaaaaaacTACAAAGAGACAAACAACTTTTTCCCACTTTGCCCTTCTTGACTCAAAACCCCCAACCAAGGCCCCTAACCTTAGGCTATACCTCATCATTTCTTCCCCGAAAACAAACATAACCTGCTAAAACAATCTATGTTCAAGTATGAAAGATACTAACTTGAGGCTTATAATTAAAATCTAATAACTTTTGagataatacaataaaatatttccACTCTAGGGAAAAATACACTGTAGCCAGCTAAAATAATCTAAAACCTCAACCATTTCTGCTAATAAGATCTCACACAAAACATTTTTATGATAATGTAATAAATTTGATTGATGCTTGGGCaaaacacattaaaaaaatcacataaaacattaacagaaaaacatacatacatatatacattaaaGAGCAATTGGTatcaaaacaatcaaatataGAATACTCAAAATGCTAGCCTCAACATTTCTAGTACACAAATCAGACACAACATTATTATTTCATGATAAAGTAATAAGATTTTACTGATATGTGAGCAAAAACAAAGACACGCATACAAACCAaaacgcaaaaaaaaaaacacacaaaatcaacatcaaaacaaacataaacACATGGTAGAGCAATAGAAATTGAAGGACACAGTAGCTGTCCAACGCAGGAAAACTCTTTTAATCAAGCAAGCCaatcaaaattagaaaatacaaATTGCATATATCTGCACCAACCTCAACATTTCTAGTACCAAAATCACACACAATAATAAGATTTCACTGATGTTTGAGCAAAAACAAACGCATGCATACAAatcaaaatgtaaaaaaaaaaacataaaacataaacaGCAAAACGAACACAAATACATGAAACAGCAATTGAAATTGAAACAATCAAATACAAACATATCAAATTGAATTAGTGTATGTAAAGAGATTTACCCCAAAACTCCATAGCTGCTTTTAGGGTTTTAGAGAGAAATTAGGGTTTTAGAGGAGAAATGGAGGAAGAAAGAGACTGCTAGGGTGTACTATGTGTTTGCTTGTTTATAAGCGGGAGAAATAGAGTTTGGGTTTTGATATTATACTTCGCGGACTACCGTATCATTCTAGAaccaacttatttttaattaattagtaatagaaaaaaatatctttaaggTTTAGCTAATGACCAAATATTATCTAAGTCGTTTGGCgaggtttaaaaaaataatgttaaataacGTGTATTCATAATGTCTGCAGTCCTTTAGGATGACTTGGTTGGTTAGAGGTCGGGATTGATCCTCCCTCAATATCTTCTGAGTTGAGTTTGTGCAGTTATAGGTTATTTTGGGgtgattcttaaaaaaatatatttgcatTAGTAATGCTTATATTTGTATACACgtaatattatttatgcattGTTTGATTTCATGTGTTAAATAAAGTATACATTATGgaaataattatttacaaaagCATCCTCTATAATTATGGTGAAAATGATATGAAGGGTTTTTGAGAGATAAATAGATAGTAAATCTTGCTAATGCATGTACCAAAGTTAAAGTATTTTTCAGaccattttctcaatttttttaggCAATCTACCCTAAACCCCTAGTTCATGACTAAATAAAGGGATAATATATTCCATTGAAAAGACATCTTGAATACCTCAAATATTCCACAAACTCATGAAATACTTATAAAGAGGTCCAAATCATTTTAATTCGAGAAATACACCACTAACGACCCTCATATTGTAAATATTAAGTtcaaatcatcatatttagaGAAATACGCCATTAACGATCATCAAATTATGTAAATCAAGTTTAAATCTAACCACCCTCAAATATGTAGATCAAATTCAAATATCCTAACTTGAGAAATATGTCACTAATGACCCTCAAATTATGTTACATAAATTCCAAATCATCATATATCGAGAAATACACCACAAACGATCCTCAAATTATGGATAAATACCTTATGcgagaaaaattaagaaattaatagAATTGTACCCGCAATCTTGGtgaataaattatgtttcttcattttttttgtgattgtcATGGATTTTCCgtcactttaaaatttattgcaaataACATGTACTTATCCCTTTCCTTAGATTAGATAAAGACACAtacttctctctttttctcttacAATAGATTATGAGTTCTACTTAAATATGGACACATTAGGGACTAcaaaattaattactaaaacTTCATATTATGcaaataattctaaataattaatttgaattattcttactataataaaatacaaattattccactaaaaaattgtaattgcactcctctatttatatttcaaaaattgcatTAAACACCTATGTAATTCACCAAGTTAAGATTAcaaatactaatcaataaattatattactaaCAAGCTTAATTCACAAATCAATTTCGTTTAGATCACtgcttaacttatttcatgtgtcgaATTCACAATTCACTTGTAAGGTTTGACACGATAAAAACTTATAAGCTTCTCGAGACATTAATCCTGTCAAATAACTTATTATTTtaccaatatatattatcaaCATTCAACCTACATACATATTGAACCGTCTTAGATTCttaccttttaataaatcaaaacgataattaacatatataaatcataatagttatatcaGGTTTGAGAATATcagtacatttaatagtttagaaaatatgtttttgtcagtcagtctaaaacaaatatctttatttgattttgttcaatatatacaaaatgCAGTAGCACAAGAATTTGGAACCATATCACTCCCATAATCAAGATAAGCTACATATAATCTTGTGGTACAATTTTATCGGTTACATGTCCAATTTCCATCTTAGATTGTAAACAAAAGCTTTATATTTATGAGAACCGATGATTTAATAGTGTATAAACTTAAATTCTATACactaaatcatctactatataaataaatagacacCATAAACGAATATACGATctattaaaaattaacaaataataattctataaaacaaatacaatatcTAAACGCAcatgattaataatatatatcccAATAAATCACATTATAGGGTGCGTAACGGGTCCTCTAGGGTTGGCATATTTAGAGAATGGCCAATAGGTATAGattgatgaaaaaaattagtatttgataatgaaaaatccaaaattcattttgaaattatattacaaatttataaacaatttactataatatatttttcaattttaaagtaACATTTAAGTACCTTcaaacatgaacataatttcaaaatattaaaaataatagtgaaATGTGAATGGTGATATGTACAAAATTTTATCATGCTCTATAAAGATAGACCTAGTATTATTACTAGGGATAATTgcatataataacaaattaataacctaaatatgatttgatttaattgtactccAGAGCAAACGTTTGTCAAAGTTTGTcagtcgcctctctcccaaaaatcttgctcgccactctctcgttctcgctcgctactctccctctgctcggctctctcactttatacatagaaatgtataaattgtgtttttgttttgtataaagcgagagaaaattgtatgtacacatgcaaaaacatatattttcgtgctatacacttaattatataatttacgaacattttacttcgattcaaaagtagacaaatgcaaattttatataaatgttGCAGCGAAAAAtaccaacgaattatacaattgtgaattatacaattgcagtgaaatataatttctctcgctttatacaacagaagtgtataagttatgttttcatttttgtataaagcgagagaaaaaaatatatctttctctgatacacttataattatacaatatacaaatattttatttcgattcaattgtatgcaatttttttttatacaaatattacagTGAAATAGGCAGCATATTATACAATTACGCATTATATAATTGTAGTGAAATAggctagcgaattatacaattactgtgaaataggccagcgaatcatacaattgtatatgtatagcgagactaacgaattatacaatttaggcatacaattatatatgtatagcgaattatacagttataTGTTTGCTACGAAGcacaattatataaactttgctataacatacaaatataaattttttgttttgtatatgtGAAAATTCCCTATTTCAAATCATTGTTTCGTATGGCAGCCCCAAtattttgattataattttgGGTCACGTTTTAAATTAGCGCCCCTCCAAATGCTCTGCATATTAGGCGGACATCTCCACCTTTAAACATATACTGATACTGAACTTGAACCTTCAATATCTGCTAATGGATCTCAATAATCTCTTCATTTCTCTCACTCCATCATGGACTTCGGTCAgtattttttcttctctatttgACTGTACATGTATCTATACAATctgtgtgattttttttttttgctgatTTTGTTCTTGTTTTGGTGAATATAGGTGTCTATGTTGATCggattttttctctatttagcTACCGTTGGATCTATTCTACCCGGAAAACTTGTTCCTGGGGCGACTTTATCTGATGGAACTCGACTCCATTATCGTTGCAATGGTAATGTGAATTGGTGTGTATTTTGATGAGTGGAGTCAGGATTTGAAGTTTATGGGTTTTGAGCTTGTTATCGAAAGCATTTAGTTAATGGGGGTTCGAATAATTTAAGCAAAAACTATTGAGTTCGTCTGGACTCTTGGTTAATGTTGTAGTTTTGTCTAGGGGATTTGAAGTTTATGGATTGTGAACTTTTTGTGGAACCCGTTCAGCTAAGCTATTGAGTTTGTTTGGACTCCTAGGGAATATTGTAGTTTTTCCTGGTGGGATTTGAGGTATATGGATTCTGAACTTGTTATCGAACCTGCTTAGTTAGTGGGTTGTTACTTGAATATTTATGCTTATCTAATGGATTTCCTAATACAATTATAAGGTTTAAGCAAAAGTTATTGGGTTTGTTTTAACTCCTATTTAATAGTGTAGTTTTGCTTGGACCCTTCGGGGTGGCTcagtggtttgagcttgggacttccatgttggacgtctcaagttcgaaatcctttgccagcgaaagcaaggggtttgccttctggatCGAGAAAGCCTGGTGCGGGTTACGTCTCCTATGTgttttgcgagctattgcataggagcgggggTTTTACCTGTGCGCACCCTTTAAGGGtaggtttcccttgtcataaaaaaaatgtagttTTGCTTGGTAGGACTTTGAAGTTGATGGATTCTGAACTTCTTGATGAATATATAGCTCGTTTTTGGTAATGTCTTTGCGATTAATATATAAATGCTTATTTAATAGAGTCTGTGCAAAAACTATTGGGTTGGTTCAAACCCGTACTTAATACTGTAGCTCTGCCCTTGTATATTTTCATGTTTCTCCATGCGGGTTGAGCTTAgattatttgttgttgctatttcAGGTTTATTATCACTTCTGTTGTTGGTTTTGCTTCTTGGAGTTGGGTCGCAGATGAATCTTGTTTCACCTACTGTGAGTGTGGAATATTTCTTTTGTAGCAAAGGATGTACTTTGGGTTCATTTGCATTCCCTGTTTATTAAGTTTGTttgcacaagtattgcttgTAAAACCTTCTTATGCGGATGAGCGAGGAACAATTTCTTGCTACACTTCGTGTAGAAGTGATGAGAGTGAGGATTTGTACTCATTGTTCCCAAGAGTCTCGTCTCCGGTGGAACAAATATTCTGTTGTTACTTTCTTTTCCTTGCATGGATGGTGAGATTGAGAAGCTGCATAATTTCACGTGAATTTATTCTTCCTTTTCATATCATTAAATTTAGGAACCAGGTTGTCATTTCagtgaaaaagaaataattgtgATATTATATGGCTTTCTCATTTCATACCAAAACCTTCAACAGAATTGGTGGTATGATGTCCAACTGCTGTAGTACCTTTCTGTTGTTTTTCCTCCTGCTTTTTTGATGACAATGTACTGTTAGCTTTTGTTCTTTTGTTATCTTTCTATTGTTGTCAATCTGATTTATCTTCATCGTCCCTGGAGAATTACTTGGTTAAGTACAAAACAAATTGTCAATCTGTTCATCTTCAATATCCCTATAGAATAACTTGGTGAAGTACAAAAACTGAAATAGAAGGACAAATTCTGCTGTTTACATGAGTGTACAAACTGGTTACTTAAAAGAACTTCACTTGGATCCAAAATTGCTCACAATGCTGCATCTTCAAATGATGCTGAAAACATGTGAAGGTCTAGAGTGTTGTATGTTTGGACAGGTTTTCTGTTTTTGGTATACTCATAAAGAGATGAAATCACCTATTCCTAATGCATTGCAGGCTATAGCAGATAGAGGACTTGAGCTTTTGTCCACAACACTTATCTTTAGTGTTCTTGTAAGTGAAGAATGTCATACCATAAGAAAGTaatttattcttgattatgCTTTTATTGACACAAACTTTCTTGTTCTGCAAAAGTTTCTAGCAAGTTAGAAGTTTCATTCTGGTATCTTAATTGTGAATGGCTGAATGATATTTAGGTGACATTGATGCTTTATTTGGTTGGCCTGAACTCACGTGCAAAGAGTTCATCACTGAAACCTCATGTCTCAGGAAATCTAATCCATGACTGG
Coding sequences within it:
- the LOC101244607 gene encoding histone deacetylase HDT1; its protein translation is MEFWGAEVKSGEPLTVQPGDGMVLHLSQASLGELKKDKSESACLSVNIDGKKLVLGTLNSEKVPQQQFDLVFDKDFELSHNLKSGSVYFFGYKATNPFDEEEDDEDDYDDSDEDIPLTLANSGKPDPKEAGKSNAGKDSASGKQKVRIVEPTKDDEDESSDDDGSDLGEDEDDSDESEEETPKKAEPAKKRKADSATKTPVTDKKAKLTTPQKTDGKKGGVHVATPHPSKQASKTPKSAGSHHCKPCNRSFGSEGALESHSKAKHSAGK